CAGCATGACCAGAGCGATCGCGGTGAGTATCGCGACCGGGACGCGACGAGCGATCATCGCGGCGCGGCCGGTGCCGTTCCCGGGGAGACGGCATCGGTGACCGCGAGCCCGAGAGCGCCCTCCGCGAACCGGTGTACGGCTGCGATTCCCTCGTCCAGCAGGCCTCGTTCGCCCGCGCGAGCCCATCCGGTGAGCCTCCCCGTGCTCGGGTCGAGGACGAGCTCTGCCCGCAGTTCTCCTGTGGTGATGTCGCACACCGCCCAGGTGTAGGCGGCGTCGGCGGCCCAGTCGCGGATGCGTGTCGCCACGTAGTCGGGGTCGGTGATCCCGCCCTCGGCGAGCGCCGGCCTGTCGTCGACACGGTCGTCGGCGCGCAGCGAACGGAGATAGACCCGCCCGGCATTGACCTCGATCGGTTCCACGGTCAGTTGCCCTCCTTCGGGTCGCCGGATTCGAGGTTCCGGTCTCCGCGATGGTCGTCCCCACGCACCCTGCTCCCGAACAGGACCGCGCCGGTTGCCGGGATCAGCAGGAAGAACAGCCAGCTGTGATCGATCGGGACGAGGAAGAAGAGGGCGAGCGCCAGATACGGCATCAGCGCCATCACCGCGATCCGCCACCGGGTGCGGCCCGAGGCGGCCGGCTCCGGCGTGGGATCGTCGAACAGTGCCGGATCGTCGAACAGTGCGGGGGTCGACTCGGCAACCGGAAGGTCCTCGAAGAGCACGGC
This genomic interval from Rhodococcus triatomae contains the following:
- a CDS encoding DUF1707 SHOCT-like domain-containing protein, with protein sequence MVDVPGVRVGNAEREQALTALGEHFAAGRLTVPEFDERSLAVAHASTRADLAVLFEDLPVAESTPALFDDPALFDDPTPEPAASGRTRWRIAVMALMPYLALALFFLVPIDHSWLFFLLIPATGAVLFGSRVRGDDHRGDRNLESGDPKEGN